In a genomic window of Procambarus clarkii isolate CNS0578487 chromosome 10, FALCON_Pclarkii_2.0, whole genome shotgun sequence:
- the LOC123773618 gene encoding adhesive plaque matrix protein-like, with the protein MADLSTTLYLPGPLPRLYTSQDLSTTLYLPGPLHDSIPPRTSPRLYTSQDLSTTLYLSGPLHDSIPLRTSPRLYIPHRTSPRLYTSQDLSTTLYLPGPLHDSIYLSGPLHDSIYLPGPLHDSIFLSGPLHDSIYLPGPHHDSIYLPGPLHDSIYLSGPLHDSIPPRTSPRLYIPLRTSPRLYTSQDLSTTLYTSQDLITTLYTSQDLSTTLYTSQDLSTTLYLPGPLHDSIYLPGPHHDSIYLSGPLHDSIPPRTSPRLYIPPRTSPRLYIPPRTSPRLYIPPRTSPRLYIPPRTSPRLYIPLRTSPRLYTSQDLSTTLYTSQDLSTTLYTSQDLSTTLYTSQDLSTTLYTSQDLSTTLYLPGPLHDSIYLYN; encoded by the exons ATGGCG GACCTCTCCACGACTCTATACCTCCCAGGACCTCTCCCACGACTCTATACCTCCCAGGACCTCTCCACGACTCTATACCTCCCAGGACCTCTCCACGACTCTATACCTCCCAGGACCTCTCCACGACTCTATACCTCTCAGGACCTCTCCACGACTCTATACCTCTCAGGACCTCTCCACGACTCTATACCTCTCAGGACCTCTCCACGACTCTATATACCTCACAGGACCTCTCCACGACTCTATACCTCCCAGGACCTCTCCACGACTCTATACCTCCCAGGACCTCTCCACGACTCTATATACCTCTCAGGACCTCTCCACGACTCTATATACCTCCCAGGACCTCTCCACGACTCTATATTCCTCTCAGGACCTCTCCACGACTCTATATACCTCCCAGGACCTCACCACGACTCTATATACCTCCCAGGACCTCTCCACGACTCTATATACCTCTCAGGACCTCTCCACGACTCTATACCTCCCAGGACCTCTCCACGACTCTATATACCTCTCAGGACCTCTCCACGACTCTATACCTCCCAGGACCTCTCCACGACTCTATATACCTCTCAGGACCTCATCACGACTCTATATACCTCCCAGGACCTCTCCACGACTCTATATACCTCCCAGGACCTCTCCACGACTCTATACCTCCCAGGACCTCTCCACGACTCTATATACCTCCCAGGACCTCACCACGACTCTATATACCTCTCAGGACCTCTCCACGACTCTATACCTCCCAGGACCTCTCCACGACTCTATATACCTCCCAGGACCTCTCCACGACTCTATATACCTCCCAGGACCTCTCCACGACTCTATATACCTCCCAGGACCTCTCCACGACTCTATATACCTCCCAGGACCTCACCACGACTCTATATACCTCTCAGGACCTCTCCACGACTCTATACCTCCCAGGACCTCTCCACGACTCTATATACCTCCCAGGACCTCTCCACGACTCTATATACCTCCCAGGACCTCTCCACGACTCTATATACCTCCCAGGACCTCTCCACGACTCTATATACCTCCCAGGACCTCTCCACGACTCTATACCTCCCAGGACCTCTCCACGACTCTATATACCTCTATAACTAA
- the LOC123773335 gene encoding uncharacterized protein yields the protein MDPTPASASLSSMEDDDFFPVDEADEARFFVYSYNATTLVTTAGLAMGLFFIITAIALYYYYYVEVGLRRNEKYRRTGYRNDRTIDAYFDILDLLEKAWAIYAVESQDCRRRVVCEAHLPSASLINQPVAGVLTELFGQVTEEMLGQMDEGDAASVRDLQLAAQYGRTVRSCQAYERHCPDQQLATLPQN from the exons ATGGACCCCACGCCAGCCTCGGCCAGTCTCTCCTCGATGGAGGACGATGATTTCTTCCCCGTGGACGAGGCAGACGAGGCCCGCTTCTTCGTCTACTCGTACAATGCCACCACCCTCGTCACCACGGCCGGCCTGGCCATGGGTCTCTTCTTCATCATCACCGCCATTGctctctactactactactacgtcGAGGTCGGCTTGCGCAGGAATGAGAAATATAGGCGCACAG GCTACAGAAACGACCGAACCATCGACGCGTACTTCGACATCCTGGACCTGCTGGAGAAGGCTTGGGCAATCTACGCGGTGGAGAGCCAGGACTGTCGCCgacgggtggtgtgtgaggcccaCCTCCCCTCGGCCAGCCTGATCAACCAGCCTGTTGCTGGAGTCCTCACCGAGCTCTTCGG CCAGGTAACTGAGGAAATGCTGGGACAGATGGACGAGGGAGATGCAGCCTCCGTACGAGATCTACAGCTGGCAGCACAGTACGGGCGGACGGTAAGGAGCTGCCAGGCGTACGAGCGTCACTGTCCAGATCAACAATTGGCTACTCTACCCCAGAACTAG